A genomic segment from Pseudomonas sessilinigenes encodes:
- the hflC gene encoding protease modulator HflC, with amino-acid sequence MSNKSLIALIVGVVVAVVAWNSFYIVAQTERAVLLQFGRVVQADVQPGLHVKVPYVNQVRKFDARLMTLDAPTQRFLTLEKKAVMVDAYAKWRVKDAERFYTATSGLKQIADERLSRRLESGLRDQFGKRTLHEVVSGERDALMADITASLNKMAEKELGIEVVDVRVKAIDLPKEVNRSVFERMSTEREREAREHRAKGNELAEGIRADADRQRRVLLAEAYRESEEVRGDGDAQAAAIYAKAYGQDQEFYAFYRSLRAYRESFANKSDVMVLDPSSDFFHYLEKTKP; translated from the coding sequence ATGAGCAATAAATCGCTGATCGCCCTGATCGTGGGTGTTGTCGTGGCGGTGGTTGCCTGGAACAGCTTCTACATCGTGGCTCAGACCGAGCGTGCGGTGTTGCTGCAGTTCGGTCGTGTAGTCCAGGCCGATGTCCAGCCCGGCTTGCATGTAAAAGTGCCCTACGTGAACCAGGTGCGTAAGTTCGATGCGCGCCTGATGACCCTGGATGCACCGACGCAGCGCTTCCTGACCCTGGAAAAGAAAGCCGTGATGGTGGACGCCTACGCCAAGTGGCGGGTGAAGGATGCCGAGCGTTTCTACACCGCGACTTCCGGCCTCAAGCAGATTGCCGACGAGCGTCTATCGCGGCGTCTGGAGTCGGGCCTGCGCGACCAGTTCGGCAAGCGCACCCTGCATGAAGTGGTATCCGGTGAGCGTGATGCGCTGATGGCCGATATCACGGCTTCGCTGAACAAGATGGCGGAGAAGGAACTGGGTATCGAGGTGGTGGATGTCCGGGTCAAGGCCATCGACCTGCCCAAGGAAGTGAACCGCAGCGTGTTCGAGCGCATGAGCACCGAGCGTGAGCGTGAGGCCCGCGAGCATCGCGCCAAGGGTAACGAGCTGGCCGAAGGCATCCGTGCCGACGCCGATCGTCAGCGTCGGGTGCTGTTGGCCGAAGCCTATCGTGAGTCCGAAGAGGTTCGCGGTGATGGCGACGCCCAGGCGGCAGCTATCTATGCCAAGGCCTACGGCCAGGACCAGGAGTTCTACGCGTTCTATCGTAGCCTGCGTGCCTACCGTGAAAGCTTCGCGAACAAATCCGACGTCATGGTCCTGGACCCAAGCAGCGATTTTTTCCACTACCTGGAAAAAACCAAGCCTTGA
- the rnr gene encoding ribonuclease R has product MADWQSLDPEAAREAEKYENPIPSRELILQHLADRGSPASREQLVDEFGLTTEDQLEALRRRLRAMERDAQLIYTRRGTYAPVDKLDLILGRISGHRDGFGFLVPDDGSEDLFMSPAQMRLVFDGDRALARVSGLDRRGRREGVIVEVVSRAHESIVGRYFEEGGIGFVVADNPKIQQEVLVTPGRNANAKIGQFVEVKITHWPTPRFQPQGDVIEVVGNYMAPGMEIDVALRTYDIPHVWPEAVLKEAGKLKPEVEEKDKEKRIDLRDLPFVTIDGEDARDFDDAVYCEAKPGKLRLFGGGWKLYVAIADVSSYVKIGSALDAEAQVRGNSVYFPERVVPMLPEELSNGLCSLNPKVDRLAMVCEMTISKSGEMTDYQFYEAVIHSKARLTYNKVSTMLEHSKTSEAKQLRGEYADVVPHLKQLYALYKVLLGARHTRGAIDFETQETRIIFGSERKIAEIRPTARNDAHKLIEECMLAANVATAEFLQKHEIPALYRVHDGPPPERLEKLRAFLGELGLSLHKGKEGPTPKDYQALLENIKDRPDYHLIQTVMLRSLSQAVYSADNQGHFGLNYEAYTHFTSPIRRYPDLLTHRAIRSVIHSRQDTPHVRRAGASSIPKARIYPYDEVTLEQLGEQCSMSERRADEATRDVVNWLKCEFMKDRVGESFPGVITAVTGFGLFVELTDIYVEGLVHVTALPGDYYHFDPVHHRLAGERTGRSFRLGDTVEVRVMRVDLDERKIDFEMAEKTINAPIGRKKRGAPDVSASKPAEAAPSSKPARRGAAKEKAGDAYRPSDAAAKNAEVRKSREMKRALLAEAKSGGKAPAGKSSKPAADKPAKPSKHRKGPPKAGAKSSGARKPKAKS; this is encoded by the coding sequence ATGGCCGATTGGCAGTCCCTCGATCCCGAGGCCGCTCGTGAAGCGGAAAAATACGAAAACCCTATTCCTAGCCGCGAACTCATCCTCCAGCATCTGGCTGACCGAGGCTCGCCTGCTAGTCGCGAGCAACTGGTAGACGAGTTCGGCCTGACCACCGAGGACCAACTCGAAGCCTTGCGTCGCCGCCTGCGCGCCATGGAGCGCGATGCTCAATTGATTTACACCCGCCGGGGCACCTACGCGCCCGTGGACAAGCTCGACCTGATTCTCGGCCGTATCAGCGGTCACCGCGACGGTTTCGGCTTCCTGGTGCCGGACGACGGCAGTGAAGACCTGTTCATGAGTCCGGCCCAGATGCGCCTGGTGTTCGATGGCGACCGGGCATTGGCCCGTGTTTCTGGCCTAGATCGCCGCGGCCGTCGTGAAGGCGTGATCGTCGAAGTGGTATCGCGTGCCCATGAAAGTATCGTCGGTCGCTACTTCGAAGAGGGCGGTATCGGCTTTGTCGTCGCGGATAACCCGAAGATCCAGCAGGAAGTGCTGGTGACGCCAGGTCGCAATGCCAATGCCAAGATCGGTCAGTTCGTCGAGGTGAAGATCACTCACTGGCCGACCCCGCGCTTCCAGCCACAGGGCGATGTGATCGAAGTCGTAGGTAACTATATGGCGCCGGGCATGGAGATCGACGTTGCCCTGCGCACCTACGATATTCCACATGTATGGCCCGAGGCCGTCCTCAAGGAGGCCGGCAAGCTCAAGCCTGAAGTGGAAGAGAAGGACAAGGAAAAGCGTATCGACCTGCGCGACCTGCCCTTCGTCACCATCGATGGCGAGGACGCCCGCGACTTCGACGATGCCGTCTATTGCGAAGCCAAGCCCGGCAAGCTGCGCCTGTTCGGTGGCGGCTGGAAGCTGTATGTGGCGATCGCCGACGTTTCCAGCTACGTGAAGATCGGTTCGGCCCTGGATGCTGAAGCCCAGGTGCGTGGCAACTCGGTGTACTTCCCCGAGCGCGTGGTCCCGATGCTGCCGGAAGAGCTGTCCAACGGCCTCTGCTCGCTCAATCCCAAGGTGGATCGCCTGGCCATGGTCTGCGAGATGACCATTTCCAAGTCCGGTGAGATGACCGATTACCAGTTCTATGAAGCGGTAATCCACTCCAAGGCGCGCCTGACCTACAACAAGGTCAGTACCATGCTCGAGCATTCCAAGACCTCCGAAGCCAAGCAGCTGCGCGGTGAATATGCCGATGTGGTACCGCACCTGAAGCAGCTTTACGCGCTGTACAAGGTCCTGCTGGGCGCGCGCCATACCCGTGGTGCCATCGACTTTGAAACCCAGGAAACCCGGATCATCTTCGGTTCTGAGCGCAAGATCGCCGAAATTCGCCCAACTGCGCGCAACGATGCCCACAAGCTGATCGAGGAATGCATGCTGGCGGCCAACGTGGCCACCGCCGAGTTCCTGCAGAAGCATGAGATTCCGGCGCTTTATCGGGTGCATGATGGTCCGCCGCCGGAGCGCCTGGAGAAGTTGCGGGCTTTCCTCGGCGAGCTGGGGCTGTCCTTGCATAAGGGCAAGGAGGGGCCGACGCCCAAGGACTACCAGGCGTTGCTGGAGAACATCAAGGACCGTCCGGATTACCACCTGATCCAGACCGTCATGCTGCGTTCCTTGAGCCAGGCGGTATACAGCGCGGACAACCAGGGGCACTTCGGCCTGAATTACGAGGCCTACACCCACTTCACCTCGCCGATCCGTCGTTATCCCGACTTGCTGACCCACCGGGCCATTCGCAGTGTCATCCACTCCCGGCAAGATACGCCTCATGTGCGTCGTGCCGGGGCGTCGAGTATTCCCAAGGCGCGGATCTATCCGTACGACGAAGTCACTCTGGAGCAGCTCGGTGAGCAATGCTCGATGAGCGAGCGTCGTGCCGATGAAGCCACCCGCGATGTCGTGAACTGGCTCAAGTGCGAGTTCATGAAGGATCGCGTGGGCGAGTCCTTCCCGGGAGTGATCACGGCAGTGACCGGTTTCGGGCTGTTCGTCGAGCTGACCGATATCTATGTCGAAGGCCTGGTGCACGTGACGGCCTTGCCTGGCGACTACTACCACTTTGACCCTGTGCACCATCGCCTGGCGGGCGAGCGCACGGGGCGCAGCTTCCGCTTGGGCGATACCGTGGAAGTGCGCGTCATGCGAGTCGATCTTGATGAGCGCAAGATCGATTTCGAGATGGCGGAAAAAACCATCAATGCCCCGATCGGCCGCAAGAAGCGTGGCGCGCCCGATGTGTCGGCGAGCAAGCCTGCCGAGGCTGCGCCCTCCAGCAAGCCGGCACGACGTGGCGCTGCCAAGGAAAAGGCGGGCGATGCCTACCGTCCAAGCGATGCTGCAGCGAAAAACGCCGAAGTGCGCAAGAGCCGGGAAATGAAACGGGCGTTGTTGGCTGAGGCCAAGAGTGGAGGCAAGGCCCCTGCTGGCAAGTCCAGCAAGCCGGCCGCCGATAAACCCGCGAAACCGAGCAAGCATCGCAAGGGGCCGCCCAAGGCCGGTGCAAAGAGCAGTGGTGCACGTAAACCTAAGGCCAAGTCATGA
- a CDS encoding ABC transporter permease, translating into MGPSLSAARAQRAPGRKPPPAWLLLPVLLLVCLSLLPLAYVALKAWQAGWAEAWHLLWRPYVFRLLRNTLLLMLGTTGACAIIGLSLAWLLERSDLPGRRIWGVVLCLPFAVPAFVSSFTWVSLSASFEGLGGAILVMTLSKYPLVFLPVAATLRNLDPSLEESARTLGQGRWGVFLKVTLPLLWPSLLAGSLLIALHMLVEFGALSIMGLQTFTTAIYQQFELEFSNANAAMLSAVLLLLCLTLLWLELRARGKGRHVRIGQGVARRAEQVGLGSWSAIGQVYCLLLAVIGSGIPLGMLGYWLAVGSSAAFPIAAIGEALLSSLALSLGGAALCLVLAVPVGLLVVRYKGRLAIWAERLPYLLHALPGLVIALTLVYFALHYVPALYQTSTLLLIAYALLFLPLAQAPIRTALNKAAPQLEEAARTLGASSFGAFCRVTLPIIFPALGAAFALVFLDAMKELTATLLLSPTGLNTLATAVWAHTSNLEFAAAAPYAVLLILVSGLPVYLLTTRMYLSR; encoded by the coding sequence ATGGGCCCTTCGCTTTCCGCTGCACGCGCCCAACGCGCACCGGGGCGCAAGCCCCCTCCCGCCTGGCTGCTACTGCCGGTCCTGCTACTGGTCTGCCTGAGCCTCTTGCCCCTGGCCTATGTCGCACTCAAGGCCTGGCAAGCTGGCTGGGCTGAGGCCTGGCATCTGCTGTGGCGCCCCTACGTGTTCCGGCTGCTGCGCAACACCCTGCTACTGATGCTCGGGACGACCGGCGCCTGCGCCATCATCGGCCTGTCCCTGGCCTGGCTGCTGGAACGCAGCGACCTACCGGGCCGGAGGATCTGGGGTGTGGTGCTGTGCCTGCCATTCGCCGTGCCGGCTTTCGTCAGCAGTTTCACCTGGGTATCCCTGAGCGCCAGCTTCGAGGGACTGGGCGGCGCGATCCTGGTGATGACCCTCTCCAAGTACCCGCTGGTGTTCCTGCCAGTGGCCGCCACCCTGCGCAATCTCGATCCTTCCCTGGAAGAATCGGCACGCACCCTGGGGCAAGGCCGCTGGGGAGTGTTTCTCAAGGTCACCCTGCCCCTACTGTGGCCTTCGCTATTGGCGGGATCGTTGTTGATCGCCCTGCACATGCTGGTGGAGTTCGGCGCCTTGTCGATCATGGGCCTGCAAACCTTCACCACGGCGATCTACCAACAATTCGAACTGGAGTTCAGCAACGCCAACGCGGCGATGCTCTCGGCTGTCCTGCTGCTGTTGTGCCTGACCCTGCTATGGCTGGAGTTGCGGGCCCGCGGCAAAGGCCGGCACGTACGCATCGGCCAGGGCGTGGCGCGCCGGGCCGAACAGGTCGGACTGGGCAGCTGGTCCGCCATCGGGCAAGTGTATTGCTTGCTGCTGGCAGTGATCGGCAGCGGTATCCCCCTGGGGATGCTGGGCTATTGGCTGGCAGTGGGCTCATCGGCCGCCTTCCCTATTGCCGCGATCGGTGAAGCCCTGCTCTCGTCCCTGGCACTGTCCTTGGGCGGAGCTGCGCTGTGTCTGGTGCTCGCGGTGCCGGTAGGCCTGCTGGTGGTGCGCTACAAGGGCCGCCTGGCGATCTGGGCCGAACGCCTGCCCTACTTGCTGCACGCTTTGCCAGGCCTGGTGATCGCCCTGACCCTGGTGTACTTCGCCTTGCACTATGTGCCGGCGCTGTACCAGACCTCGACCCTGCTGCTGATCGCCTACGCCTTGCTGTTCCTGCCACTGGCCCAGGCACCGATTCGCACAGCCTTGAACAAGGCAGCACCACAGCTGGAAGAGGCGGCACGAACCCTGGGGGCCTCATCGTTCGGGGCCTTTTGCCGGGTCACCCTGCCGATCATCTTCCCGGCACTGGGTGCGGCTTTCGCCCTGGTATTCCTGGATGCGATGAAGGAACTCACTGCGACCCTGCTGCTCAGCCCTACAGGATTGAACACCCTGGCCACTGCAGTCTGGGCCCATACCTCGAACCTGGAGTTCGCGGCAGCGGCGCCCTATGCGGTGCTGCTGATCCTGGTCTCGGGCCTGCCGGTGTACCTGCTGACGACGCGGATGTACCTGAGCCGCTGA
- a CDS encoding adenylosuccinate synthase, with protein sequence MGKNVVVLGTQWGDEGKGKIVDLLTEHAAAVVRYQGGHNAGHTLVIDGEKTVLHLIPSGVLREGVQCLIGNGVVVAPDALMREIVKLEEKGVPVRERLRISPSCPLILSYHVALDQAREKARGEAKIGTTGRGIGPAYEDKVARRGLRVGDLFHRERFAAKLGELLDYHNFVLVNYYKEPAIDFQKTLDECMEYAEQLKPMMLDVTAELHQLRRAGKDIMFEGAQGSLLDIDHGTYPYVTSSNTTAGGIATGSGVGPMYIDYILGITKAYTTRVGSGPFPTELFDDVGAFLAKRGHEFGATTGRARRCGWFDAVILRRAIDVNSISGLCLTKLDVLDGLETINICVGYKNQDGAVIDAPTDADSYIGLEPVYEQMPGWSESTLGAKTLAELPAAALAYIKRIEELVGAPIDIISTGPDRNETIVLRHPFA encoded by the coding sequence ATGGGTAAGAATGTCGTAGTCCTGGGCACCCAGTGGGGTGATGAGGGCAAAGGCAAGATCGTTGATCTGCTGACCGAACATGCCGCCGCCGTAGTGCGCTACCAAGGTGGCCACAACGCTGGCCATACCCTGGTGATCGACGGCGAGAAGACCGTTCTGCACCTGATCCCGTCCGGCGTGCTGCGCGAAGGCGTGCAGTGCCTGATCGGCAACGGCGTAGTGGTGGCTCCGGATGCCTTGATGCGTGAAATCGTCAAGCTGGAAGAAAAAGGCGTACCGGTGCGCGAGCGCCTGCGTATCAGCCCGTCCTGCCCACTGATCCTGTCCTACCACGTGGCCCTGGACCAGGCCCGTGAGAAGGCCCGTGGCGAAGCCAAGATCGGCACGACCGGTCGTGGCATTGGCCCGGCCTACGAAGACAAGGTGGCCCGTCGCGGCCTGCGCGTCGGCGACCTGTTCCACCGCGAGCGTTTCGCTGCCAAGCTGGGCGAGTTGCTGGACTACCACAACTTCGTCCTGGTCAATTACTACAAAGAGCCGGCCATCGACTTCCAGAAGACCCTGGACGAGTGCATGGAGTACGCCGAGCAACTCAAGCCGATGATGCTCGACGTCACCGCCGAACTGCACCAACTGCGTCGCGCCGGCAAGGACATCATGTTCGAAGGCGCCCAAGGCTCGCTGTTGGACATCGACCACGGTACCTATCCGTACGTCACCAGCTCCAACACCACCGCTGGCGGCATTGCTACCGGCTCCGGCGTGGGCCCGATGTACATCGACTACATCCTGGGTATCACCAAGGCCTACACCACTCGCGTTGGTTCGGGCCCGTTCCCGACCGAGCTGTTCGACGACGTCGGCGCCTTCCTGGCCAAGCGTGGCCATGAGTTCGGTGCTACCACCGGCCGTGCCCGTCGTTGCGGTTGGTTCGATGCCGTGATCCTGCGTCGCGCCATCGACGTCAACAGCATCTCGGGCTTGTGCCTGACCAAGCTGGACGTGCTGGATGGCCTGGAAACCATCAATATCTGCGTTGGCTACAAGAACCAGGATGGTGCAGTCATCGACGCGCCGACCGACGCCGACAGCTACATCGGCCTGGAGCCGGTATACGAGCAGATGCCAGGCTGGAGCGAATCGACCCTGGGCGCGAAGACCCTGGCAGAGCTGCCAGCAGCTGCCCTGGCCTACATCAAGCGCATCGAAGAGCTGGTCGGCGCGCCGATCGACATTATTTCGACTGGCCCGGATCGCAACGAGACCATCGTCCTGCGTCATCCGTTCGCCTGA
- a CDS encoding methyl-accepting chemotaxis protein, producing the protein MSAVLSLLQSRLLRPVFVTLGIALLVQVLVAVALTRSTVTALEANLASRLGGDSQKLAGELEQAGKEVTSSLESLSASTRQRLTAGLSSRLKEEQVQLRDALEKDLKDSANDMAQLLASVAPRAMWDNDVPTLSEFARRAQRNPSVLFVVYDDATGAHLTRYLNRENPINRALLEKGKGDRALDKVLDAAKNDPSVYYIEASINPNGVEIGKVLMGVSTASVEADIAALDQRFTALIASSDQLVGDSLKGASADSSAAMRSRLQSAQGTAAEMQANTASTVQEAAATLRWQIGVGLALVGLALLLLLAVVLGRRVVNKLHLLIAALNDLAAGEGDLTKRVPLNSNDEIGDMASAVNRFVDKLQPIVREAGDVAQRTGVEIGAMSLRNAGADAAAEAQRDEVAESLRALSHMADEAQAESQAMQAALQQVVEIRQATDETTRTSEQVGSLIEALAGQVDTGAKVIERLAQQSEQIEVVLTVIHGIAEQTNLLALNAAIEAARAGETGRGFAVVADEVRALASKTQSSTGDIQAHIGALQQGAREAVAAIGQAGRQASEGLLVLRDSARLQQSVQSSVEQVHAAIGLATQAAAQQAQGAQAVRGRVETIHAQAERAAQAVVETTASGKVLDSLAAQLKASLGQFRA; encoded by the coding sequence GTGTCGGCCGTTCTCTCACTGTTACAAAGCCGTTTACTACGGCCTGTATTCGTTACTCTCGGTATCGCCCTTTTGGTGCAAGTGCTGGTCGCTGTCGCCCTGACCCGGAGCACGGTGACAGCCCTGGAAGCAAACCTGGCCTCGCGCCTGGGCGGTGACAGCCAGAAGCTCGCGGGTGAGCTGGAGCAGGCGGGCAAGGAGGTCACCTCCAGTCTGGAGAGCCTGTCGGCCAGCACTCGCCAACGACTCACGGCTGGCTTGTCGTCGCGCCTCAAGGAGGAGCAGGTACAGCTGCGTGATGCGCTGGAGAAAGACCTGAAGGATTCCGCCAACGATATGGCCCAGTTGCTGGCCTCGGTGGCGCCGCGAGCCATGTGGGACAACGATGTACCAACCTTGTCCGAATTCGCACGGCGGGCCCAGCGCAACCCTAGCGTGCTCTTCGTGGTGTATGACGATGCCACGGGCGCGCACCTGACTCGCTACCTGAACCGTGAAAACCCCATCAACCGCGCCCTGTTGGAGAAGGGCAAGGGCGATCGGGCTCTGGACAAGGTCCTGGATGCGGCGAAGAACGATCCCTCGGTCTACTACATCGAGGCTTCGATCAATCCCAATGGGGTGGAGATCGGCAAGGTGCTGATGGGGGTGTCCACGGCCTCCGTTGAAGCCGACATCGCGGCGCTGGACCAGCGCTTCACGGCCTTGATCGCCAGCAGTGACCAATTGGTGGGTGACAGTCTCAAGGGGGCCTCCGCCGACAGTTCGGCGGCGATGCGTTCGCGGCTGCAGTCGGCCCAGGGCACGGCGGCCGAGATGCAGGCCAACACTGCCAGTACCGTGCAAGAGGCGGCGGCCACCCTGCGTTGGCAGATTGGCGTAGGCCTGGCCTTGGTCGGCCTGGCGCTACTGCTGTTGCTGGCAGTGGTGCTGGGGCGGCGGGTGGTCAACAAGTTGCACCTGCTGATTGCCGCGCTCAATGACCTGGCGGCCGGGGAGGGTGACCTGACCAAGCGCGTGCCGCTCAATAGCAACGATGAGATCGGCGACATGGCTTCGGCGGTGAATCGCTTCGTCGACAAGTTGCAGCCGATCGTCCGCGAGGCAGGCGATGTGGCGCAGCGCACCGGGGTCGAGATTGGCGCGATGAGCTTGCGTAATGCCGGCGCCGATGCGGCGGCCGAGGCCCAGCGCGACGAGGTGGCGGAGAGCCTGCGGGCCCTGTCGCACATGGCCGACGAGGCCCAGGCGGAAAGCCAGGCCATGCAGGCCGCGTTGCAACAGGTGGTGGAGATCCGCCAGGCCACCGACGAGACCACCCGGACTTCGGAGCAGGTCGGCAGCTTGATCGAGGCCCTGGCCGGACAGGTGGATACCGGGGCCAAGGTGATCGAGCGGCTGGCGCAGCAGAGCGAGCAGATCGAGGTGGTGCTGACGGTGATCCATGGCATTGCCGAGCAGACCAACTTGCTGGCACTGAATGCGGCGATCGAGGCGGCCCGGGCCGGCGAGACCGGGCGCGGTTTTGCGGTAGTGGCAGACGAAGTGCGGGCCTTGGCCAGCAAGACCCAGAGTTCCACTGGCGATATCCAGGCCCATATCGGCGCTTTGCAGCAAGGTGCACGCGAAGCGGTGGCGGCTATCGGCCAGGCTGGGCGCCAGGCCAGTGAAGGTTTGTTGGTGTTGCGCGATAGCGCCCGTCTGCAGCAGTCGGTGCAGTCATCGGTGGAACAGGTGCACGCAGCCATTGGCTTGGCTACCCAGGCTGCGGCGCAACAAGCCCAGGGCGCGCAGGCGGTGCGTGGGCGGGTGGAGACCATTCATGCCCAGGCCGAGCGTGCGGCCCAGGCGGTGGTGGAAACCACCGCCAGCGGCAAGGTGCTGGACAGCCTGGCGGCGCAGCTCAAGGCCAGCCTGGGCCAGTTTCGCGCTTGA
- a CDS encoding extracellular solute-binding protein, whose product MMFRNTRLSTSLLRGLTITLLGLTLASPLTRADEPVSLTLYNGQHKEVGEAIAKAFEAKTGIHVNVRKGSSNQLASQVVEEGDRSPADVIYSEESPPLNKLGEQGLLAQTDSATLAVLPKEYVASNGTWIGITARVRVVAFNPKLIAEKDLPTSVLEFSQPQWQGKIGFVPTSGAFQEQAVAIIKLHDMDAAEEWLTGLRAFGKIYSNNMVALKAVENGEIAAVLANNYYWFALQRERGQLESKLHYFTNGDAGGLITVSSAAVLKSSKHPKEAQQFLAYMASEEGQRVITQTTAEYPLHKGMESDRGLKPFSELNPPQVTPADLGNAEQALELERDVGLN is encoded by the coding sequence ATGATGTTTAGAAACACCCGCCTTTCAACATCCCTTCTGCGTGGCTTGACCATCACTTTGCTGGGACTGACCCTGGCATCTCCACTCACCCGGGCCGACGAGCCCGTATCGCTGACCCTGTACAACGGCCAGCACAAGGAAGTCGGCGAGGCGATCGCCAAGGCCTTCGAAGCCAAGACCGGGATTCACGTCAATGTCCGCAAGGGCAGCAGCAATCAGCTGGCCAGCCAGGTAGTGGAAGAAGGCGATCGCTCCCCCGCCGACGTGATCTATTCCGAAGAATCCCCACCCCTGAACAAACTGGGGGAACAAGGCCTGCTAGCCCAGACCGACAGCGCCACCCTGGCCGTACTGCCCAAGGAGTACGTGGCCAGCAACGGTACCTGGATCGGCATCACCGCCCGCGTGCGCGTGGTGGCCTTCAATCCCAAGCTGATCGCTGAAAAGGACCTGCCCACATCGGTACTGGAATTCTCCCAACCCCAGTGGCAAGGCAAGATCGGCTTCGTCCCCACCAGTGGCGCCTTCCAGGAACAGGCCGTGGCGATCATCAAGCTGCACGACATGGACGCAGCGGAAGAGTGGCTGACCGGGCTGCGTGCCTTCGGCAAGATCTACAGCAACAACATGGTGGCGCTCAAGGCCGTGGAAAACGGTGAAATTGCCGCGGTCCTGGCGAACAACTACTACTGGTTCGCCCTGCAACGGGAGAGAGGCCAGCTGGAGTCCAAGCTGCACTACTTCACCAATGGCGATGCCGGTGGCCTGATCACCGTCTCCAGTGCTGCGGTACTCAAGTCCAGCAAGCACCCCAAGGAAGCCCAGCAGTTCCTCGCCTACATGGCCAGCGAAGAAGGTCAGCGCGTGATCACCCAGACCACCGCGGAATACCCGCTGCACAAGGGCATGGAGTCCGACCGCGGGCTCAAGCCTTTCAGCGAGCTGAACCCTCCGCAGGTGACACCCGCCGACCTGGGCAATGCCGAACAGGCCCTGGAGCTGGAACGTGATGTCGGCCTGAACTGA
- a CDS encoding ATP phosphoribosyltransferase regulatory subunit: MATVDRWLLPDGIEEVLPPEAARIEVARRQVLDLFQSWGYEFVVTPHIEYLESLLTGAGQDLDLRTFKVIDPQSGRQMGFRADITPQVARIDAHTLRREGPSRLCYAGSVLHAQPRALSTSRSPIQLGAELYGDASPSSDVEVISLMLAMLQLADVPDVHMDLGHVGIYRGLAQAAGLSGAVEQQLFDALQRKAIDEVISLTEGLSADLAEMLRSLVDLCGSREVLSDARRRLAGAPTPVLVALDELLTIAERLSVRFPDLPLYFDLGELRGYHYHTGVVFAVFVPGVGQSIAQGGRYDDIGADFGRARPATGFSTDLKTLVTLGRAEIELPSGGIWMPDRTDAALWQTVCQLRSEGQRVVQALPGQPLAAAREADCDRQLVQHDGIWQVLPLVS; the protein is encoded by the coding sequence ATGGCAACGGTAGACCGCTGGCTGCTGCCAGATGGCATCGAAGAAGTACTGCCGCCGGAAGCGGCGCGCATCGAAGTGGCGCGTCGTCAGGTGTTGGATCTGTTTCAGAGCTGGGGTTACGAGTTCGTCGTCACTCCCCATATCGAATACCTGGAATCCCTGCTGACGGGCGCCGGCCAGGACCTGGACCTGCGCACCTTCAAGGTCATCGATCCGCAATCGGGTCGGCAGATGGGGTTCCGTGCCGACATCACGCCGCAAGTAGCACGTATCGATGCCCACACCCTGCGTCGTGAAGGGCCGAGCCGCTTGTGCTACGCCGGCAGCGTGCTGCATGCCCAGCCGCGGGCCTTGTCGACCTCCCGCAGCCCAATCCAGCTGGGTGCCGAGTTGTATGGCGACGCCAGCCCGAGCAGCGACGTCGAAGTGATCAGCCTGATGTTGGCGATGTTGCAACTGGCGGATGTGCCGGATGTGCACATGGATCTGGGGCATGTGGGCATCTACCGCGGCCTGGCCCAGGCTGCCGGTTTGTCCGGTGCCGTGGAGCAACAATTGTTCGACGCCCTGCAGCGCAAGGCGATCGATGAAGTCATCAGCCTGACCGAAGGCTTGTCGGCCGACCTGGCAGAAATGTTGCGCTCCCTGGTGGACCTGTGCGGCAGCCGCGAAGTACTGAGCGATGCTCGTCGTCGCCTGGCGGGTGCCCCGACCCCGGTGCTGGTGGCGCTGGATGAATTGCTGACGATTGCCGAGCGCTTGTCGGTGCGATTCCCGGACCTGCCGCTGTACTTCGACCTCGGCGAGCTGCGTGGCTACCACTACCACACTGGAGTGGTGTTTGCGGTGTTCGTTCCGGGTGTGGGTCAATCCATTGCCCAGGGCGGTCGCTATGATGACATCGGTGCGGACTTCGGGCGTGCCCGGCCGGCCACTGGTTTCTCTACCGACCTCAAGACCTTGGTGACCCTGGGGCGTGCCGAGATCGAATTGCCGTCAGGTGGCATCTGGATGCCCGATCGCACCGACGCCGCACTCTGGCAGACCGTCTGCCAGTTGCGCAGCGAAGGCCAGCGCGTGGTCCAAGCCTTGCCTGGGCAGCCCCTGGCCGCTGCTCGTGAAGCGGACTGCGACCGGCAATTGGTTCAGCACGATGGTATTTGGCAAGTATTGCCACTGGTTTCCTGA